TTCCTTCATCTCTCTAATAATTCTATTAATATCAAGGGTACTTACTCCACAATCATAATGTCCAACTATGAAAACCTCTTTTACATCAAATTCATAGACGCATATAAGAATACTTCTCATAGCACTTCCAAAAGGATGAACAACTAATCCACCAGCATTTTTTATAATTTTAGCATCACCATTTTTTAAATTCATAGCTTTAGGTAAAAGCTCTGTTAATCTAGTATCCATACATGAAACTATAACCATACTTTTTTCTGGATATTTTGTTGTTTTATATTTTTCATATTCCTTTGACTCTACAAACTCTTTATTAAACTCTACAATATCTTTTAAATTATTTTTTCTTTCCATTTTATCACCTCAAAATAGTTTTATATCAAACCAAAAAGTTATAAAAATTATACTATAACATAGTAATATACTATAGCAATTAAGTCAATAATAATTTTAAAATTTAGATATTTTTCAGGTAAATATTTCACTAAAATTACTTTATCAAAAAAATTTTCTTATATCAAGTTTTTTTTAATTTTTAACAATACTATATTGATTTTGTCTCTCTAATAATCAAGAAGTCTTATAAAAAAGCAAATAAAAAGTGGCTATTGCATTTTCTAAAGTATCTAATATCGTTAGATTTAGAGCAAAGTTCCTTTGCATTTAGCGATTATTAGTCAATTTTAATTATCTCTATTTCTTTTAAACATCAAGTTGCTTCCATGTCAGTGAATAAAGAATCCCTATGGCTCATTCCCTATAGGTATCGCAGGAGTTCCACTCCTGCATCTCAAAAATAGTAGTCGCTAAAGCTCCTCTATTTTTGGAAATTACGTCAACTTGATGTTAGGAAAAATTACTTTGTAAAAATAAAAAAAAGCTGAACAAATTAATAATATAAAATTATCAATTTGCAACAGCTCCAATTATTTTATTTTAACACTCTAGGGATACGAGGACTTAATATAGTTAGTAACTCATAGATATTCATACCTATAAAGTTAACTTCTTTAGTAATATCTCTATATAAATATATTTTGTCTCCCTCTTTTACACTTTCATCAACCTCAATAAAAGTATTATCCATAGTTACTTCAGCAATTTTAAACTCTTTATTATTTATAATACATTTACTTTTTTCATTCTTTTTTAAGAATCCATCTCCATAACCTATTTTTACCTTTGCTATATATTTACAGTCTGGAATATCTAAATCAGATTTTAACTCATAAGCAACATATTTACTATTTTCCACCTCTCTTACTCCAGCTATTTGTCCTTCTAAAGAAAAAACTTGTTTTAAGTTAGGATCATAATATCCTACCTCTTGTAATCCATAAATCAACATTCCTACTCTTAAATGTGTTGCAATTTCACAGTTATAATTCATTACAGCAGCACTATTTTGTAAATGAATCTTTTCAAATCTCTCTCTTCCAATACTATTTACTATCTCAGTAAAATCTTCTATAATTTTTAAACCATCTCTATAATTAACAGCAAAAAGATGTGTAAAAATTCCACCTAAATAAAGATTATTTTTTATAATATAATCTTTCAATTCAGATACTTCATAGTGAAATACCCCATTTCTACCAAATCCAAAATCAATTTTTATCTGCATTCTTTTAGAGTCTATTCCCGCCTCAATAGCCTCTTTTAATTCTGTCATTGAATTAATAGCAATATCAATATTAGGTGTATTTTTTATTAATTCCATATCTCCAATGCTTTCAAAAACAAGAATTCTAATATCATTTCCTAAATTTAATTTTAAAATATTTTCAGCTTCTACATAACGAGCTACAGCAAATTCCCTTTGGCCTGCACTATACAAAGCAGGAACAATTACATTTACACCATGTCCATAAGCATTAGCTTTTACAACTGGAAGTATATCTTTATTTTTAACTTTTTTCAGATACTCTATGTTGTGTAAAAGGTTTTTTTGATCCAAAAACATTCTAATAGAATTAATAACCATACATATCACCCCTAATTTTTTATAAATATATTATAACATTTTAAAATTAAATTAAAAGTTTTTTTTCCAAAAGTAGTAATCATTCTACTCCTTTACTTTTGAGATACAGGCGAAGATTTATCGAAGTCCTGTAAACATTAATAAAAAGAGAGTTATGAAATCTGACGCTAAAAATTCCGACGTGTTTGAGACGAAGTCGAGTTCCAAAAATAGAGGAGCTTTAGCGACTACTATTTTTGAGATGCAGAAGTGGAAGAATGGAACTTCTGCGATACCCATAAGGAATGAGCCATAGGAATTCTTTATTCTACGACATGGAATTTAGCTGATATTTAAAATAAATAGAGATAACTAAAATTGACTAATAATCGCTAAATGCAAAGGAACTTTGCTGTAAAACTAACGATGTGTTAGATAACCTAGCTTAGTTAGATTAAATAAAATATATAAAAAAGTTAGTTATAAACTACCAACAATTTATAACTAACTCTCTAATTCTATTTAAAGATAAATTTATTGATTAAGAAGTACCCCCTCAATAATTTTAAGTGCTGTACCACCGATTAAAACTTTTATCTCTCCATTTTCAATTTGAATTTTTCCTCTTATCTCGCTTTTTCTTCCCATTTGCTCCCCTTGAATAACAGAGATCTCCTCTCTATCACTTACTATTCCAAGAGAATAAAGATAATAAGTTAAAGCTCCATTAGAAGTTCCAGTTGCAGCTTCCTCATCTATATCTACAATAGGAGCCAAATTTCTAGCATATAGTTGCTTATTTTCAGCTAAATAAAATGGGTGTAATGAGATAATTCCTAACTCTCTACTTAACTCTTTTATTAAATTCATATTTCCATCTATATTATCTAAAGCCTCTTTACTTTTTAAAGGTATCATCAAATCCCATACCCCAGTATAAGCTTTTACTATATCAATATCCTCTCTAAAATCATCTTTCGAAATATTTAGAGATTTAGCTAATCTCTCTCTATCTAAAATAAAATCTTTAGATAATTTTGGTGAAGCTTGATACATCATAATATTTTTAACCTTTTTATTTTCTATTGTTATTATAATTGGCAAAATTCCAAGATTTGTTTCAATATCAATTCTATTTTCTCCCTCATTAACATCAATCATACCACTTTCTACAAGAGCTGTTCCATAGGCAATAGTAGCGTGTCCACACAGATCAATCTCCTCTTTAGGAGTAAAAAATCTCACTTTAATCTTAGAACTATCTTTAAAAATAAAAACTGTTTCAGGATATCCTAACTCTCTAGCTATTAGTTGCATTTGCTCTTCCTCTAACCCCTTACCATCTAACACAACTCCTGCTGGATTTCCCTTAAATTTCTCATTAGTAAAAGAATCATATATCCAAAGTTTTCTCTCCATATCCCACCCCTATAAGATTATTTTATCAATGTATTTTCAATTACTCTCATAAAGTTTTCATATGCTATTTTTCTAATATCTTCCTCTTTATATCCTCTTTTTCTAAGCTCAGCAATTACATCTTGAGCTTTTGAAGCATCTTCTAATCCAAGAGGATTCATATCTCTACCATCTCTATCATCATGTAGATATTCGCAGAAATCAAAACCTATTCCAACATGTTTTACCCCTACTAAATTAACCATATGATCAATGTGATCTACATATTTTGAAAGAGTTTGTTCCTCTTTATTAGCACTTACAAAGCCTTTAAAAGCCACTGCTCCTACAAGTCCCCCTGTTTCAGCTATTGCTTTTATCTGCTCATCTCTTAGGTTTCTCATATGATCACATAAGCTTCTTGCATTTGAGTGTGATGCTATAATAGGCTTACTACTTGCCTCATAGATTCCCCAAAAGCTTTTTTCATTAGCATGTGAAACATCCACAACCATTCCCAATCTATTCAATTTTTTTACTGCTTCTATTCCAAGTGGAGTAATTCCTCTATTTTCATCTCCTCTAGCTCCTGTTGCTAAGGCATTTTGTTCATTCCAAGTAAGAGAGGCATGTCTAAATCCAAGAGTATAGAAAGTATCTAGCCAATCAAGATTCTCTTTTATAGCTCTTAATCCTTCTATTCCCATAAGAACATTCATTTTTTCACTTACAAGACCTCTATTAAAGTCCCCTTGATTTTTTATAATATTAAATAGATCTTGATTTTCTCTTAATTCGTGCATTGCAGAGTTTACCATATACATCATCTCTTTTTCATCATCTACAACAACACTTTCATCATCAAGATAAGCTACAAAAATTCCCCCCATGATTTTTCCAGCATTAAATCTATCATAGTGATAATTTTTTACTATGTTTTCTAACCCCTTTTTTCTTTTAGATGCCACATCAAACCAAATATCAGCATGTCCGTCAAATATCTTCATTACACTCACTCCCCTTATATTAATTAAAAGAATATTATCTCTGCTTCTGCTTCATACCAAGGTCCTTCTTCATCCTCTCCCTCAGTTATAAAAAACTCTATCTGTACATCCTCTAAAGTCATTCCAACTGAGTGAAGCTCCTTGTCCTCATAAAACTCTATCTTTTTAAATTTTGTATTTTCCAATCTCTCTGCTATATCCTCTCTCATCTCTGCAAGTTCAAGAAGATCTTCCTCTAATGTATATCCCATTTTTTCAAATTCTCTTGCTATTGTTCCTATTCTCTTTGTTAATTTTTCAGATAACATATTTCCTCCATACAAACTATTTTATATTAAAACTTAAATAATTTCTTTAATCTTTTTACCCTTTTTATAATTTCAAGGGCAAATTTTATCTTTTTTATCTCAAAAGGAATCTTATCCAATGCTCTTTCCATTTGAGCTTCTATCTCTTGCTCAGTTAACTTTTTTTTCAAATTTATCCCCCTTCTTCTTTATCTAGTATAATTATACCCTATTACCTAAAAGTTTTAAATAAGATTTTTCTGTTTTTTTCCTATATTTTTTAATAACAAATAGAAATTCAAAATTTTTTATGTTATAATTTTAATGATGATTATCTAAAGGATAGATGATTTAAAATTAATTTTATTTTCTAAAGGAAATTTATTTTTATAAAGTAAAAATAATAGTATAATTAATCAATAGTTGGAGGTTGTATTTTGGACTTAACATTTTTTAAAGGAATTATTACTGGCTTAATTCTTTCGCTTCCTTTTGGTCCAGTTGGAATATATTGCATGGAAAAAACATTAGTGGAGGGGCAAAAAGAAGGATATATATCCTCTCTAGGAATGGTAACTATAGATGTTGTTTATGGCTTAACAGCTCTTTTATTTCTTAATCAAGTAGAAGATATTGTAAAACAATATGAGTGTTACCTTGAAACAGGTATAGCTATATTCCTTTTAGTTGTAGGACTTAAAAAAATGTCAAATAAGATGAAACTAAAAAAAGTTGAAGCTGATCCTGTTGGGCTAATTCAAAACTATTTTACAACTTTCTTTATAGCTCTTGCTAATATTTCAAGTATTTTTACCATTATGGTTATCTTTACAACTTTAAGACTTTTTGATTCTGATAGTGAGTATATACCTTTTATGGTAAGTAGTGGTATTTTTATAGGTGGAGCTTTAGAGTGGTTTACAACTACATATCTTCTTTCTCACTGGAGAAGAACTATTACTGAGGAAAATTTAATAAAAATTTCAAGAATATCAGGATTAATAATTTTTATTTTTGGAATAATAACACTTTTTCATTCATTAAATCAAATCATTTTTAGATAAGAATCAAATTTAATATTAAAGGTGGTTTTATATGAATAACATTAACAACGAGTTTTCAAAATACCTTGAATATGATGAAAACAACAAAAATACTACAATAGCTGTGGCTATGAGTGGTGGTGTAGATAGCTCAACAGTGGCATATCTACTAAAAAAACAGGGGTACAATGTAATCGGTGTCACTATGAGAACATGCAAACCTGAAGATGAAGATGCTAAAAAAGTTTGTGATGATTTAGGTATTCCTTTCTATCTCCTTGATGTAACAAAGGATTTTAAAGAAAAGGTAATTGATTATTTTGTAGATGAATATCTACATGGAAAAACTCCAAATCCATGTATGATATGTAATAGATATATTAAACTTGGTAAACTTATTGATTTTGCTCGTTCTAAAGGGGCAGATTTTATGGCTACTGGGCATTATACTCAATTGAAAGATGGTGTTCTTTCAATGGGTGACGACATGGGAAAAGATCAAGTTTATTTCCTTTCTCAAATGAATAAAGAAAATCTAAAATATTTAAAATTCCCAATAGGAGATTTAGAAAAATCAAAAGTTAGAGAGTTAGCTGAACTTTTAGGAGTAAGAGTTTATGCTAAAAAAGATTCTCAAGAGATCTGTTTTGTTGAAGATGGAAAATTAAAAGAGTTTTTAATGGCAGCTACTAAGGGAAGAGCAGGTAAACCAGGAAATATAGTTGATACAGATGGAAAAATTTTAGGAAAACATAAGGGATTATCTTTCTATACTATTGGACAAAGAAAAGGGCTAGGAATAGCAGTTGAGAAACCTCTTTATGTTGTAGAGTTAGACTCAAAAAGAAACTGTGTTGTAGTTGGAAGCAATGAGATGCTTTTCAAAGATAGTTTAAAAGCTGAAAAAATAAATCTTATCTCTGTAGATAAAATAGAGGATTTAGATAATTTAGAGTGTTGGGCAAAAACACGTTCAAGAGATCAACTTCATAAATGCAGATTATCTCTTTTAGATGATGGTAATATTGAAGTTCATTTTATTGAAGAAAAAGTTAGAGCTGTTACTCCCGGGCAAGGGGTTGTTTTCTATGATAAAGATAGAAAAGTAGTGGCTAGTGGATTTATTTTATAATAAAAATTGTAACTCCAGCGTTAAGCTGGAGTTTTTTATTTATGATTTTAAAAACAAAAGGCTACCATAAATTAAAAATTAATTTATGATAGCCTCTTTTTATTCTAAATCTTTTCAGGTTTAGCTACAACAATATTTTTTTCATTTATATATGTAACAAATCCTGGCTTTCCACCTTTTGGCTTATTTATATATCTTTTTTGAGTATAGTCAACGCTGATTTTATCCCCAGTACTACTCTTAGAATAGAAAGCAGCTACTTCTGCTCCTTTCATAAGCATCTCATCTGTCACTAAACTTGCCTTTATAATAACATGTGATCCTGGAATATTTTTTGAGTGTAGCCAAATATCATTTTTTTCAGCTACTTTAAAAGTAAGGTTGTCATTTTCAATATTGTTTCTTCCATATAAAATTCTATAATCTTCAAACTCAAGAACTCCATATCCTATCTCTTTATTGACTTTTTTCTTGTTGCCTTTCTTTTGCTGAACTTTTAAATATCCTTGTGCAACTAACTCATCTTGAATCAATTTTAAATTATTAGTATCATCACTACTATCGATAAAAAGTTTAACACTGTTTAGATACTCTAAGTCCTCATTAATCTCTTTATTTCTTCTAGCATTAGCCTCCATTCCTCTTTTTAACTTATTATACTTCTTATATGTTTTTTCAAGGTTTTCTTGTGGAGAAAGTTGAGGTTCTAAAGGAATTTCAATCTCTCTATTATTGTAGAAATCATAAGTTTTTAAACTTATCATACCTCTTTTTATAGAGTATATTGAGGCAGCTAAAATATCTCCTAGCTCCTTATACTTTTCAAAATCACTTTTCTCTTCAGCCTCAGCTTTTAAAATAGAAAGGATTTTATTATTTTTCTTTACTTTTTTATTAATATTATCTAAAAGTCTTGTTTTTAAAGTATCAAAGGAACTAGATAGATTTTCAGTGTTAATATAGTAGTTTATAACTTCTCTAAAACTATCAAATTCCAATACTTCATCATATTTTTCCTTTGGAATAATATTTAAAACTGTTCCTAAAACAATTCTTTTATTATTTAAAAATATTTTTGGTGATAGAGGGGTATCTAATATATTTTTAAAATCACAATAACCTTTTATATTAGAAACTGTCAGTTTTCCAATTCCCTCTACATTTTTAAGAAGAGTTTTTTCTTCTATAAATCTATTAAACTCCTCTGCTCCTACCTCAATAGGAGATATTTTTTCATCTATTACAGGTTGTTCATATTGTAATCCTGGGAACATAGCTCTCAATCTATTCTCTTCAAGTGAGAAACGTTTTAATAGATCAACTATCTTATTTTCCCCATCAACTAAAATAAAGTTAGAGTATTTTCCCATAATTTCAAAAATTATAGAGTAGTTCTTCACTTCTCCAAGCTCATTTATTCTAGCAAATTTAAATACCAATATTCTATCAAAACCAAGTTGCTCTACATCTGTCAACATAGCATTTAATAGATGTTTTCTCATATTAGCTGCAAGTCCTGTACTATTTTCTAAAACACCCTCTTTAGAGTTTGAAATATAGCAAATAGGAAAAGTAGGGTTACAAGAGAAAACTAACTCTGTTTTTCCAAAGAAAACTGATAGTGATGTTTCGGTATTTTTTGTTATCTTATTTATTTTTTTCCCTGTAAGTTCTCTTTTTAATTCATCTCTTATCTTATTCAGTGATATTCCATCAATGTAAAACATATGCACTCCTATGTTAATTAATCTTTTTTAATTCCAATAAGATTTTTAGCATCAAGAATATCAAGTACTAAAAGTTCTCCATCATTTTTCTTTAAAATAAAGTTATCTTTATTATCACTTTCCATGATCTCAATAACTGTAAAGTTTTCAACTCCGTGACTAGCAAAATAGTTTTGAACTATTGGAGTTCCTTTAATTTCAACTATTGATACTCTACTTCCAACAGGGAAATCAGTAATTACAAGTGGTCTAAAATCATTTGTTTTCTTTTTCAAAGAATCAAGGATAATTTCAAATACACTTATAAAATGTTCTAACTCCTCTTTTGGAATATTTTCTGTGATACTTGACATAATCATTTTATGATAGTTGTTATGGTATGTTAAAGCACTAGCTCCTTTAGGAGTAAGTGAAACAAAAACCTTTCTTCTATCTGAATTTGATCTAACTCTAGCTATAAATCCTTTTTCTGTAAGTTTAGAAACAGCAACAGTAGCTGTTCCCATTGTAATTCCAATCTTATCTGACAACTCATTCATAGTTAATGATTCTTGCCCTATTGCCTCTATCAAATGAAGTTCTGTATGAGTAAGACATTTTATCCCTCTTTTTAGAGCCATATCTTCACTTTTAAAAAATAGTTTATAGAAGTTCCCCAATAATTCATCTACCTTTTTAATATTTGCACTCATATTTTACCCTCTCTTTAATAAATTTATTCTTTCCTCATAATCTCCTGAAAATACATAAGAACCAGCAACAAATATATTTGCTCCAGCCTCGATACATTGTCCAATAGTATCCGCTGTAATTCCTCCATCAACTTGAATATCTACATCTTGACTCAATGCTCTTACATCTTTTATCTTTTCAACTGCACTTGGTATAAATTTTTGTCCTCCAAATCCTGGATTTACACTCATAACAAGTACCATATCAATATCATTGATAATATATTTTAATACATCAACTGGAGTAGCAGGGTTTAAAGATACTCCTGCTTTTATTCCATGAGCTTTAATTTGTTGAATAACTCTGTGAAGATGTAGTGTAGATTCAGCATGAACAGTTATTAAGTCTGCTCCAGCTTTTACGAAGTCATCAATATATCTTTCAGGTCTATCTATCATTAAGTGTACATCAAAAACAAGTTTAGTTCTATTTCTTACAGCTTTTACAACAGGAGCTCCAAAAGTGATGTTTGGTACGAAAATTCCATCCATAATATCTATATGTACATAGTCTGCACCTGCTCTATCTATTGCCTCAATCTCTTCCCCTAATCTGCTAAAATCTGCTGATAATATTGAAGGAGCTATTTTAATATTTTTATTCATATTTATTCCACCTCTCATTTTTAAGTTTTTCATATATTCTTTTATAAAATTCATATCTAGTTTGTGAGATCAATCCCTCTTCTACTCTACTTTTAATTATACAACCTGGCTCATTCAAATGCAAACAGTTATGGAATTTACAGCTTTCTTCCACTGCAAATTCTGGAAAAAGTCCAATCAATTCTTGAACATCTTTAATATCTGGAAGTTCAATTGATGAGAAACCTGGAGTATCAATAATATATCCTCCATCTTTTAATGGTAAAAGATTTGTATCTTTTGTTGTGTGTTTTCCTCTTTTCAATCTCTTGCTTGTCTCTCCAGTTTCAAGTTTTTTAGCATTTTGTAGAAGATTTATAATACTTGATTTTCCTACTCCACTAGGACCTCCAAAAGCTGTTATCTTATCTTTAATAAAAGCTTTTAGTTCTTCAATTCCAACATTTTCTCTTTCTGATACAAGAAAATATGGTATATTTAACTGATTTAAAAACTCTAAATTCTTTTTAATATCCTCAATCTCTTCCTCTGTCAATAAGTCTATCTTATTTACAACAATAATTGGAGATATTTTGTAGTAGAATCCTCTAAGAATTAGAATATTTAATCTTTCATAATCTATTGCAGGATCTTTTCCAGCAAATTGTATTACTAAATAATCTATATTTGCTACTAAAGGTCTTTCAACTAGATTTTTTCTTTTTTCTACTTTTATAATAGCATTGTCCTCAGATATCTCAACTATATCCCCTACAACGCAATTTTGTTTGTCATCTTTTCTTTTTAAAATTCCTCTAAGTTTACATTCATATACTTGTTCATCAACTTTTACATAATAAAAACCTTGTATCTTATTTATAACAATACCTTTTATTTTTACCCCTCCATACTACTTAATTCTATTTACAGTAATATCTATCTCTGTGCCTGCTGGAACTTTTCTTCCTGAAACTATACTTGTTTCAATAACAACACCATCTGGTATTTCTGCTAATGTTACATAATTAATCTTTCCTACAAGCAGTGAACTTTCACTTAAAAGAATCTCAGCATCATTTACATCAACTCCAATAATATCTGGCATTTTTGTTTCCATCATCTGCTCTGAACTATTTATAAGGAAAGAGATTTTTTGTCCTTTCTTTAAAAGAGTATCTGTAGCTGGATCAGTAGCAATAACTTCATTATATGGAAGAGCTGCCTTTGTTGAAGCTACTCTATCAACTATTAATCCTTTTTGTTCAGCTATAGCTTTTGCATCAAGAAAGTTCATTCCCACAAGTTGTGGTACCTCTACTAGAGCCTCTCCTTTGCTCACCCAAACCTTAATATTTCTATTTTTCTTTACAATACTATCAGGCTCAGGTTCTTGCATAAATATTTCTCCTACTGGAAGATCTGAAAACTCATCTCCCATATTTCTAATATTTAGATTATTATCAGTTAGAAGTTCTTC
This genomic interval from uncultured Fusobacterium sp. contains the following:
- the rsgA gene encoding ribosome small subunit-dependent GTPase A, encoding MNKIQGFYYVKVDEQVYECKLRGILKRKDDKQNCVVGDIVEISEDNAIIKVEKRKNLVERPLVANIDYLVIQFAGKDPAIDYERLNILILRGFYYKISPIIVVNKIDLLTEEEIEDIKKNLEFLNQLNIPYFLVSERENVGIEELKAFIKDKITAFGGPSGVGKSSIINLLQNAKKLETGETSKRLKRGKHTTKDTNLLPLKDGGYIIDTPGFSSIELPDIKDVQELIGLFPEFAVEESCKFHNCLHLNEPGCIIKSRVEEGLISQTRYEFYKRIYEKLKNERWNKYE
- a CDS encoding alanine racemase, whose translation is MVINSIRMFLDQKNLLHNIEYLKKVKNKDILPVVKANAYGHGVNVIVPALYSAGQREFAVARYVEAENILKLNLGNDIRILVFESIGDMELIKNTPNIDIAINSMTELKEAIEAGIDSKRMQIKIDFGFGRNGVFHYEVSELKDYIIKNNLYLGGIFTHLFAVNYRDGLKIIEDFTEIVNSIGRERFEKIHLQNSAAVMNYNCEIATHLRVGMLIYGLQEVGYYDPNLKQVFSLEGQIAGVREVENSKYVAYELKSDLDIPDCKYIAKVKIGYGDGFLKKNEKSKCIINNKEFKIAEVTMDNTFIEVDESVKEGDKIYLYRDITKEVNFIGMNIYELLTILSPRIPRVLK
- a CDS encoding dipeptidase, with amino-acid sequence MKIFDGHADIWFDVASKRKKGLENIVKNYHYDRFNAGKIMGGIFVAYLDDESVVVDDEKEMMYMVNSAMHELRENQDLFNIIKNQGDFNRGLVSEKMNVLMGIEGLRAIKENLDWLDTFYTLGFRHASLTWNEQNALATGARGDENRGITPLGIEAVKKLNRLGMVVDVSHANEKSFWGIYEASSKPIIASHSNARSLCDHMRNLRDEQIKAIAETGGLVGAVAFKGFVSANKEEQTLSKYVDHIDHMVNLVGVKHVGIGFDFCEYLHDDRDGRDMNPLGLEDASKAQDVIAELRKRGYKEEDIRKIAYENFMRVIENTLIK
- a CDS encoding PASTA domain-containing protein — protein: MNKKLIFFSFITVVALGVAAFFSLKIFEKSYFNETYYKVPDLKSFTLEEAEELLTDNNLNIRNMGDEFSDLPVGEIFMQEPEPDSIVKKNRNIKVWVSKGEALVEVPQLVGMNFLDAKAIAEQKGLIVDRVASTKAALPYNEVIATDPATDTLLKKGQKISFLINSSEQMMETKMPDIIGVDVNDAEILLSESSLLVGKINYVTLAEIPDGVVIETSIVSGRKVPAGTEIDITVNRIK
- a CDS encoding NFACT family protein, encoding MFYIDGISLNKIRDELKRELTGKKINKITKNTETSLSVFFGKTELVFSCNPTFPICYISNSKEGVLENSTGLAANMRKHLLNAMLTDVEQLGFDRILVFKFARINELGEVKNYSIIFEIMGKYSNFILVDGENKIVDLLKRFSLEENRLRAMFPGLQYEQPVIDEKISPIEVGAEEFNRFIEEKTLLKNVEGIGKLTVSNIKGYCDFKNILDTPLSPKIFLNNKRIVLGTVLNIIPKEKYDEVLEFDSFREVINYYINTENLSSSFDTLKTRLLDNINKKVKKNNKILSILKAEAEEKSDFEKYKELGDILAASIYSIKRGMISLKTYDFYNNREIEIPLEPQLSPQENLEKTYKKYNKLKRGMEANARRNKEINEDLEYLNSVKLFIDSSDDTNNLKLIQDELVAQGYLKVQQKKGNKKKVNKEIGYGVLEFEDYRILYGRNNIENDNLTFKVAEKNDIWLHSKNIPGSHVIIKASLVTDEMLMKGAEVAAFYSKSSTGDKISVDYTQKRYINKPKGGKPGFVTYINEKNIVVAKPEKI
- the rpe gene encoding ribulose-phosphate 3-epimerase, which codes for MNKNIKIAPSILSADFSRLGEEIEAIDRAGADYVHIDIMDGIFVPNITFGAPVVKAVRNRTKLVFDVHLMIDRPERYIDDFVKAGADLITVHAESTLHLHRVIQQIKAHGIKAGVSLNPATPVDVLKYIINDIDMVLVMSVNPGFGGQKFIPSAVEKIKDVRALSQDVDIQVDGGITADTIGQCIEAGANIFVAGSYVFSGDYEERINLLKRG
- a CDS encoding carbonic anhydrase, with the protein product MERKNNLKDIVEFNKEFVESKEYEKYKTTKYPEKSMVIVSCMDTRLTELLPKAMNLKNGDAKIIKNAGGLVVHPFGSAMRSILICVYEFDVKEVFIVGHYDCGVSTLDINRIIREMKEKGIEEKTLNTLLNSGIDIKTWMHGFDCIEESVEKTVATVKNHPLLPADVAVHGLIMNPETGKIDVVIDGFEKLKENNL
- a CDS encoding MarR family transcriptional regulator, whose protein sequence is MSANIKKVDELLGNFYKLFFKSEDMALKRGIKCLTHTELHLIEAIGQESLTMNELSDKIGITMGTATVAVSKLTEKGFIARVRSNSDRRKVFVSLTPKGASALTYHNNYHKMIMSSITENIPKEELEHFISVFEIILDSLKKKTNDFRPLVITDFPVGSRVSIVEIKGTPIVQNYFASHGVENFTVIEIMESDNKDNFILKKNDGELLVLDILDAKNLIGIKKD
- a CDS encoding LysE family transporter, yielding MDLTFFKGIITGLILSLPFGPVGIYCMEKTLVEGQKEGYISSLGMVTIDVVYGLTALLFLNQVEDIVKQYECYLETGIAIFLLVVGLKKMSNKMKLKKVEADPVGLIQNYFTTFFIALANISSIFTIMVIFTTLRLFDSDSEYIPFMVSSGIFIGGALEWFTTTYLLSHWRRTITEENLIKISRISGLIIFIFGIITLFHSLNQIIFR
- the mnmA gene encoding tRNA 2-thiouridine(34) synthase MnmA, with protein sequence MNNINNEFSKYLEYDENNKNTTIAVAMSGGVDSSTVAYLLKKQGYNVIGVTMRTCKPEDEDAKKVCDDLGIPFYLLDVTKDFKEKVIDYFVDEYLHGKTPNPCMICNRYIKLGKLIDFARSKGADFMATGHYTQLKDGVLSMGDDMGKDQVYFLSQMNKENLKYLKFPIGDLEKSKVRELAELLGVRVYAKKDSQEICFVEDGKLKEFLMAATKGRAGKPGNIVDTDGKILGKHKGLSFYTIGQRKGLGIAVEKPLYVVELDSKRNCVVVGSNEMLFKDSLKAEKINLISVDKIEDLDNLECWAKTRSRDQLHKCRLSLLDDGNIEVHFIEEKVRAVTPGQGVVFYDKDRKVVASGFIL
- a CDS encoding PhzF family phenazine biosynthesis protein, whose product is MERKLWIYDSFTNEKFKGNPAGVVLDGKGLEEEQMQLIARELGYPETVFIFKDSSKIKVRFFTPKEEIDLCGHATIAYGTALVESGMIDVNEGENRIDIETNLGILPIIITIENKKVKNIMMYQASPKLSKDFILDRERLAKSLNISKDDFREDIDIVKAYTGVWDLMIPLKSKEALDNIDGNMNLIKELSRELGIISLHPFYLAENKQLYARNLAPIVDIDEEAATGTSNGALTYYLYSLGIVSDREEISVIQGEQMGRKSEIRGKIQIENGEIKVLIGGTALKIIEGVLLNQ